The DNA window CGGTCAGTCTCAGCTTAAAGCTCTTCCGGGTGGTGGCCTGAAGGACTTTGCTGATCTGCGAGCGAAGGATCTTTCGAGCATCCTCTTCTTCTTCGACGAGTTCAGCTTCGAGCCGCTCCTTGAGCCGTTCGCACAGTTCGTGACGTCGGACGAAAATTCTCGCATCCTCGTCGTTCTCAAGCAGCTTGTTGAGTTCGCGCTCCTTGTTCGCCTTGGACGCCTCGGAACTGCGGAGATTGTTTTCCAGGGCGCCGATCTGCCGGTTTATCCCATCGAGTTCGCCTCGCAGCTCATTCCGCCGCCGCTCGCGTTCGGCGATCTCATCGAAATCGATGCCAGAGAGCTTGTCGGAGATCTCCCCAAGTTCTGCTTCGATGGCGGTGATCTCGTGTCGAGCTTCGGCTAGTCGCTTGTTAGCTGCGTCCAACCGGCCTGGCGCTTTTTCCCTTTCTCGCTTGAGTTCTTTAAGGGTGGAGCGAACGCTCGAAAGTCGACTGCGCAACGTCTTGTTTGCTGCCTTCTGTAGGAGACTTCGAACCTTCTCATATTCGGTGGAACCCTTTTTCAGCTCCGTCCCGCAGATGCATTCTTCCATCTCCAGAATGTCCTGAACGAACTCTTCGTTGTAGGGCGAAGGGATGCGGCCCTTCACATCCTGAGCCTCGAGATGATCGAATGTCTTTTCGGTAATGCGAGAGGAGACGAGGAAGCGGCCATTGTCTCCGAGCCACTTCAGCAACTCGTCTTGTGCGCTCGCTGCTCTGGTGATAGCACGCTTGAGCGAGTTGTTCGCCCTGTCGCGGCTGGCCTGGAGTTCTCGCGCAGCGGCCGAGTTACGCAATTTGGCTTCAATGTCGGCAATCTGCTGTTGCTTCTGTTCCGCTTGCCCTTTCAGACCGTCGAGTGCTTCCCTGCCGCTCTTGAGCTGGTCCGTAAGCCGGTCGATCTCATTCGAGAGGACTTCGATCTGGTCGGTCGCTTTGGCTTTAGGCATTTGCCGCCGATAGTACGCAGCCGTCTCTTCAAGGTCCCCGATCGCTGTCTCGATTAGATTGCATCCGAGAATATCCTGGACTGCCTTGCGGATTCCGCGCCGGTTCTCCTCGCCGAGGAAGACCTCTGCATGTTCACCGTCGAAAAGAAAGTGTCCCGCCATGGTCTTCGGTATGACCGTGTTGATAAAGCTATCGGGGTTGTCGATCGAAACGCTGTGGCCATCATCGATCCGCATGATTGAGAACTCACGACCGCCCATGGTGCCGTTGCCGTGGAAGCGACGGGCACGATAACGCTTGTCGTTGTGCTCGAAGAGGACTTCTACATAGCAGGAATCTCTCCCCGCGGCCTTGGCGTCGTGGTTAACGAGGTCCTGCTTGCGTTCAAACTTGGCAGTAGTCGTGCCGTAGAAGCACCAAAGCATGGCGTTTAGAAGAGTGGTCTTTCCGACGCCGTTTTCCGCGTGAATCAGAGTAACGTTTTCATCCGGATCCATCGAGAATTCGATGGTATGCTCGCCATGGAAGCAGCGAAAATCCTTCAGAGTGATTTCATCGAGCCACATGATTAGTCTCCTCCCAACGGAGTGGCGCGATCGATAATGTCACGAAGGCGCCGGCGTCGCTCGCTGTCCTTATTCCGGTTTTCGAAGTAGAATTCGCGCTGCAGCTCTACGATTTCCGCGATCACGCGGTTCTCTAGTTCTTCGCTTCCATCCGATTGCGTCTCGGCCGCGTCGCCATCCTGCATTTCTCGTCATCCCCCAGAAGCGGTCTTAGCGCTACATGTGTCACCAATCTATCGATCTGGTAAATAGGGAAATACAGCCGCTCAACACTTGAAGGGCAAATACGATCGCGGTCCCGATCCCCTTCATGCTCAAAGTGCCCGTTGTCCTTCGTTCGCGTTTCAACGGAACGGCTCAGATCTCGTCGAACCGACTGGTCCGCGACATCCATCTGATCGCGTCGCAGTCATCGTCGGGCACCTTACGAGCATCTGAGGCAGTGAGGTCGTGTCGAAGCTTGAGATTGATACGGAAGTACAGGACGTCCTTGATCGATCCAAAGCACTGAAAGTTCTAGAGAACGTGGTAGTTCTCGGCCTGATAGACAATGACAACTGCCAACCATCATAGCCCGAGGGTATGAGCGCAAGCGCCGCGTTAGCAAGTTGGCCGATCAGCCAAGTAGCGCTCCACCTTCTCTACCGTTCGGCGACGCGGCCTGCGGCCAGCTCGTAGGTCAAGCACGAAGCGCGGATCGCCAACCGCGCGACGACCAAACCGTGTCGCCGACATGTGCGATTCTTTCAGGTGTCTCTCAATGCGATCCAGCAATTTCATAGCCTTCCTCGACTCACTCAGCCCTTGTGTTCCTGGTTTGTTCTTAGTAGGAAGGTTCCATCGAGTCTAGGAGATTTCCTTCTCTCCTGAGACCGTCAGAAGGAACGACACGATGGAACACGTCAGAGAGGAGCTCGATCGCCTGATCCAGCAGCGACGGCTCGGATATTCCTCGATCTCGCGGATGATCGGACGAAACTCGTCCTACATTCAGCAGTTCATCAAGCGCGGCTCGCCGCGAAAGCTGGATGATGATGACCGGCGCACGCTTGCCAGCTTTTTCGGGGTCGACGAGCAAGTGCTTGGCGGACCCCCCGCACCCATGCGTGACGGGTTGATCGAAATTCCCGTGCTCAATGTTGATGCATCGGCGGGCTTCGGAGCGATTGCCGAAAGCGAGACCGCCCATACCCGCTTCGGTTTCGACGAACG is part of the Qipengyuania profundimaris genome and encodes:
- a CDS encoding AAA family ATPase encodes the protein MWLDEITLKDFRCFHGEHTIEFSMDPDENVTLIHAENGVGKTTLLNAMLWCFYGTTTAKFERKQDLVNHDAKAAGRDSCYVEVLFEHNDKRYRARRFHGNGTMGGREFSIMRIDDGHSVSIDNPDSFINTVIPKTMAGHFLFDGEHAEVFLGEENRRGIRKAVQDILGCNLIETAIGDLEETAAYYRRQMPKAKATDQIEVLSNEIDRLTDQLKSGREALDGLKGQAEQKQQQIADIEAKLRNSAAARELQASRDRANNSLKRAITRAASAQDELLKWLGDNGRFLVSSRITEKTFDHLEAQDVKGRIPSPYNEEFVQDILEMEECICGTELKKGSTEYEKVRSLLQKAANKTLRSRLSSVRSTLKELKREREKAPGRLDAANKRLAEARHEITAIEAELGEISDKLSGIDFDEIAERERRRNELRGELDGINRQIGALENNLRSSEASKANKERELNKLLENDEDARIFVRRHELCERLKERLEAELVEEEEDARKILRSQISKVLQATTRKSFKLRLTDEYAVALVNEEGTQLPKSSGENQLLGLAFTAALVEYARLRQNAQDHRLLRGTVAPLVLDSPFGQLDDSYRETTGEHVPRMASQVVLMVSGSQANNAVIDVLRARVGKEYVLVRTNRASGEGKKGETRQFNGKDYAVALFDQEADGTR
- a CDS encoding S24 family peptidase yields the protein MEHVREELDRLIQQRRLGYSSISRMIGRNSSYIQQFIKRGSPRKLDDDDRRTLASFFGVDEQVLGGPPAPMRDGLIEIPVLNVDASAGFGAIAESETAHTRFGFDERWLARLTRAKSASLSIIHVLGDSMEPTLSDSDEVLVDASDQGSRLRDGIYVLRADDALVVKRVTLKPGGRKITISSDNSAYPSWDDVDRSEIQVVGRVIWFGRAV